ATGGCACTGATAGATGGTTTTGTGAACGACGACAAAGAAATCATCCGGCGAGTCAACCAAAAGGCTATTCAGGCAGCAGTCGTTTTCATTTTTCTGATTTTCTGTATCTGCATTGTCATCTGGCTGTTGACTTACATCGTAAAGGAAATAGGCTCACACCTGTTCACATAAAACAAAAGACAACATGAAGAACATTGCCATTATAGTTTTTTTATGCCTCATAGCAACGGCATGCACAAAGAAAATACATGCAGAAGATATTGGTTTCCACAATGATACGGTCTATTATGAAGGGCAACCTTTTACCGGAGAGATATGGACATCAGATAACACTACAGGTTGTATTGTCACAGAAAAAGGCATCATGAAATCGCTTACATTCTATCATTCAAAAGGTAAGCATGCAATAGTCATGACACTAAATGGCCGAGGGATGCCTAAAAGTCAATGCTACGATGAATATGGGAACGCTATTGATATCATCTCGTTTGAGAGACGCTATACGAAGCTCTGGATCAAGATACTAAGAATGGGAGGAGAATTCATCAAAGCATATCAAAGAAATCAAAACTCAAGACAACAGGAAACAATACAGATCCACTGACAAAAGGCGGCATAAATAAACAGACCTTGCAAATACATTACACATACTTACAAGGTCTGTTTTATTTATTCAAAAACATTCTTCTTTTCTATAAAAGAAGAAAGAAGAATGCCTACATGATTAATTCTTACTGCATATCATAGACTACCTGCATAAGTTTCTTGCCCAAGGCATCAGCTTCTTCCATCGTTGAAGCCTCACTATAGACACGAATAATAGGCTCTGTGTTGCTCTTACGCAGGTGAACCCACTTGTCAGGGAAGTCAAGTTTCACGCCATCGATGTCAGTAACCTTCACGTCTGCCTGCTTGCCATATTGCTCTTTCACCTTTTCCAAGATAGCATCGACATCTGTCGAAGCTGTCAGATCAATACGGTTCTTGGCTATAAAGTATTCAGGGAAGGTAGCACGAAGTTCACTTACCTTGCAACCTTTCTGCGCAAGACTCGACAAGAAGAGGGCAATACCGACCAAGGCATCACGTCCATAGTGGCTTTCGGGATAGATAACACCACCGTTTCCTTCGCCACCAATAACAGCATTCACCTCTTTCATCTTCGTTGTTACATTCACTTCGCCTACAGCAGAAGCCGTATAGACACCGCCATGTTTCTCGGTTACATCACGCAGTGCACGTGTAGAACTGAGGTTGGAAACCGTATTTCCCGGCGTATGACTCAACACATAGTCGGCCACCGAAACGAGTGTATATTCCTCGCCGAACATCTTTCCGTCTTCACAAATAAATGCCAAGCGATCCACATCCGGGTCAACAACAATGCCTAAATCATAGCCCCCCTTACCTATTTCGCTCATGATACCACCAAGGTTCTGCGCTAACGGTTCGGGATTATGTGCGAAATCGCCATTGGCCTCACCGTTGATCATCGTATATTCCACGCCCAAAGCTTTCAGCAATTCGGGAAGGATGATACCACCTACAGAGTTGATTGCGTCTACAGCTACTTTGAAATGCGCATTCCGTATGGCTTCTCTGTCAACCAATTTCAATGCAAGAACACTCTCAATATGACGTTGATTGAAGGTGCTGTCCTCCGTGTATTTGCCTAAATGGTCAACATCCGCAAATTCGAAATTCTCCTTTTCAGCTATCTCAAGCACCTCGTTCCCATTGTCTTTTGTGAGGAATTCTCCTTCCTGGTTCAACAGTTTCAGCGCATTCCAATGACGTGGATTGTGGCTGGCCGTAATGATGATACCACCTGCTGCCTTACTCATACGCACAGCCAATTCGGTAGTAGGTGTCGTGGCAAGTCCGATGTTAAGCACGTCATAGCCCATGCCCATCAATGTTCCACAAACAATGTTCTTCACCATTTCGCCCGAGATACGGGCATCACGTCCCACTACAATTGTATTGCTTTCAGACTGCTTACTATGACGGATAAAAGTCGCATAAGCTGCTGTAAACTTCACAATGTCAAGCGGGTTCAATGTGTCTCCGGCCTGTCCGCCAATGGTTCCACGGATGCCGGAAATAGATTTAATCAAAGTCATAAATATCTATATTATCTTCCTCTTTGGTAAGTTAGTTCATAAAGACAAGGATAAACAGCACCTGAAGCAATTGCTGTTCCCTGGGCTGAAGGCACAATCAGCCGCACCTTGGCTACACCTTCTTTGCTCAATTTGCCTAACTTGATATAAGAAAGTGGCGCCAACAGACCGGCTGGAACCTTTGCTGTTTTATACACAGTCTTGAGAATTCCCGATTCAAACTGCGCATACGGTGAACCTGAAATCATCCTGACGTTCATCACATCAGGAATAGAAGAATAGGCCATAACGTTGTTTGAAGAGATAATGGAGTCTGTGATCAGATTGGTTTCTGTGTATTTCAACAACACCGTGGCCGCCTCGTTACGCCCCAACACCTTACCTGTGCCACGACGAACAATCTGCATATAGACACCGGAACTGCTGAAAAGCACAAACTGATTCTTTGCCAAGTCTGTCGTCGTGTCTTGCGAAAGAAACTTCTCTTCGCTGATAACATTCACCTTTTTGTCAATAAGATACCGATTGATTGCCGCACGCTCCCGCTTCTTCTTGTCGGCGTAAGTCTCAGAATCCCTACATGAAGCAAAAGCAACAAGCCCAACAAGGATAAGTAACAAATATGTAATCTTCTTCATTCTCAATGTTTATTTTTCACAATGATAGTGGCACAAAGATACGAAATTCCTTACATAAAGCCGGACTTTCGTTATAGTTTTTATCTATATTTCCCAATTTTTAAGCTTTCAAACGATTGCTGAATTTCAAGATAGCACGCTGTGTCACCGCTTCGGCTTCCTTCAGACTGCAATGCAATTTGCCGCCACTGGCATTCAGATGTCCGCCACCATTGAAAAATTCGGCAGCCACTTCATTGCATGGGAAATCATCAACAGAGCGCAGGCTGACGAGCACTAAGTTGTCATGTCGGTCGTCTTCACGCAATGAAACCGAGAATTTCAATCCCTTGATACGCAGAGGTTCGTTGACCAATCCCTCCAAATCGCCTTTCACAAAATGAAACCTTTTCATGTCATGACGGCTCACCGTGAAATAGGCTGCATGGTATTCATCGGACACCGTGAGGCATTCACTCATCAGATAGCCACGAAACCGAATGGCCCATTGGCTGTAGTTGTTGAACACATTGCGATAAATCTTATCCTTGTCGATACCGGTTGTGAGCAGCATTCCAATGATAGTGTAAATCTCCGACCGTGTGGAATTATACGTAAAGCCACCGGTGTCGGTCATCATACCGCAATAAATCGGAGCCGCTATCTTCTGATTGAGGTGATCAAAATCACCCAACTGACAAATCACACGGAACACCAACTCACACGTACTGCTTGCCTCCGGATGCGAAACAGTTACTACCCCCTCAATAGCGGGATTAAGGTGATGATCTATCAACACGCGTTTCGCCGGTGAAGCTTCAACGATTTCCTGCAGCTCTTCAAGGCGAGTCATCTCGTTGAAGTCTAAGCAAAACAGCAAATCTGCCTGTTGACAAAGAGCCTTCACTTCCTCGGGATGCTTGTCATAACGCATCACTTGTTCACTCCCCGGAAGCCATTTCAGGAAATCGGGAAAGGCATCCGGCACGATGATTTGTGCCGACTTCCCCCACTGCCTCAGGTATTCTGTCCATGCAAGACAAGCTCCCAAGGCATCGCCGTCAGGACTCTTGTGCCCCACAACGATTATATTTTCGGCATCACGAATGGTGGCTTTCAAGGTTTCCACCTCGTGTTCTGTGATAATATCTAATTGCATAATGGTTACAAAGGTAATAAAAAAGAACGAGAGAAAACATGAAATGCGATTAGTTTATAAATTCCTTTGATTTTACTTTACAATTACTCTCAAATGCTTAAGATATTCAGAACAAAAGATTTTTAATTTGGAAATACGCGAGTTTTAAGCCCACTTATTAATGTATTGACAATCAAGGAGATAGAGAAAAGTAATGAGAAAAGGAGAGAAAATGACAGGAAAAAGCCTTGTATTTTGCGTCATATTAGGTGCTGAAATAAGTCAGATTACCTCGTCTTCTGCATCAAACAGCAACGCATTTTGACGCAGATTACAGGTTGAAGAGGCACAAACAGATAGCATAATCAGTGCCTAATAGAAAGCAAAAATGGCAGGTAAATCCTGCCATTTTTACTTGAATGAGCGGAGTGATTTCTATTTACAATTATTTTTGAAATGTAATCTCTACTCTTGGTTATACTGACTTTCCCAATTGGCTTCTTCAGGTTCTTCTCCCTTGCGTCCTTCCAACTGAATGACAAAGCTCTTTGCAGGGAAGTAGGGAGTAAGGTGAATGTCAAGCAACACCCTGTCCTTTTGGTTGGGGTCTTGCTCTATTCTGATAACCTTAAATTTCTCAATCAGTCGTGACGGCCCTTTGATACTGTCCAGGAACTTAACGATTTGACTTCGCAAGTCGGCTTCTGTACGGGTCGTCCAATTCTCAAAAGCGCGACGGTTGAGAAAATCGAACAGTACCTTGGAGATGTAGTCGAACACGCGCACAACAGAGTAAGTTTGCAAACCGAGGTTATCTCCATTGAAAAGGGTTTTGGCAGAGAATGCCATTACCTTGCTGTATTCGTTTACCATCGGTACTAAACCCATACGTTCAAGTTCGGAAATCTCACTTTTCTTCAAATCAAAGCGTACGCTTTCCACCTCATTGAGACTACCGAACTTCTTGCCGGCAACCACCTGAGACATTAACGTGCTATAAATCTTTCCTGCAAGAGCACCCGAACCAGGAACATAGAGGTTTTCTTCTTCGCCGACTTCTGCAACCTTTGGTCTACCCAAAAGGTAGTTGCAGGTCATGATGACATTCGACTTATAAACATCTCCGCCCGTATGATCAGCATTGAAGAAGATATCGACGACATCATCCGGTGTTTCCAAGTCTTGGAAATCCGTTACGAGCATCACCTTGTTATCATGTGCCATCTTAGCCCATTTGTCAAGCACGGCGTTGGAACCCAAATAGCCCGGTATGATAAGAATTGAGTAGTTTCTACGCAAATCCAACCTATCGAAATTCTGACTGAGTTCGTTACCGATATAATCAATGAAAAGCGTATTATCCAAATCCTTCAATTGCGCCATGTCCGCATTGACGATGGTTACATTCTTCACCTTGCTACTCTCCGTATTCTTATAGAAGAGGGCTACTGAGCGATAGGCTGTTTCCAAACCGTGGACGCGGTTTAGCGCCGTATGTAGGTTCTTGTTAAGCAGTTCTTCAACACTTTGGGCTTTAGACTTGGCCTTATCTCTCATTTTCTCAGCAGACTCGCCAGATTTGAGTAGTTCCAGCCATACATTGAGACGATTGGCAAGCACCTTACGTTCACCCGCCCATTGTTCGTCCGTTAGGAAGATGTTGCGACGTGCCTTGCGTGTAGGATTCAGATTGGAGAAACCGTCAATGATGTTTTCAAGGAATGCAAAACCACCATATTCTTTCAATTTGTCTAAGGCAGAAGTTGCCGATGGCACTTCTTTTCTTACAGCAGACTTTCCTGTTACTACTGCCTGCTGTTGTTCCTTTGCTTTTATTTCGTTTTCCATTATTTCTTATTTGTGGGGGTTATTTGTCATCCATACTTTTTATTTCTTCAAGAGAAGCTTCCAACAAATCGATGATGGCCTGTTTCTTTTCGGGATTTTCAAGTGCTTTCAGCAAAGCCTTATTGGAGGAGAGCTGGCGGGCAATCTTTGTGTTCTGTTCTTTTTCCACATTGAGTTTACTGAGAAACTCGCTGTGTTCCATCATGCTCTTGGCATCAAAGTCACCAAGGTTCTTGAAAGTCATCGTTTCGGTTATATCTTCACCGCTTTCGTTCTGCATTTCCAACTCGACCGACGGCGCAAAGTGTTCAAACACATCTTCTACCGTTTGAAGTCCATAAACTGCTTCTGGACTGACAGGAGCATCATCTGTAAGTTTCTGTACCAATAATGTTCGGTTGGAAGGGATGTCTGCTATCGACTCATTGGCATCGACTTTTACCTCGTTGCCTCCAACTCCATAATCATAAATTGCCATAGTCTTATATTTTAATATTACATCTAATTAAATCTTATACCCTTCTTTTGCTCATAAATGAGGGTTTTGCTTACAAAGATATAAAAAAAAATGGAGACACGTATATAATATCCTCAAAAAGATATAACCGTTATCTCTATGAAATTGATTCTGAAACTCATGCCCAAACCCTATTTGTAGTATTTTTGTTCAATCAGCTAATTTTGAGGTTCTCTTATATATCTCGATCTCTATTAAATATAGGTGTATGTGACAAAAGGTCTCTTCTTTTCTAAATAAGCTCTTTGATAGCACCGAAACTCCAGCTATTTTTATTTGTCAAGAAATAAAAAGCGTCCTGTATACTTAGTCATTACATTCTCAAATTATGGAGATACATATCTAACCACTGCAAAAAGAGCCCAGCTTAATATATTGCCTAACCTATCGAACGTGTACAGGCAAGTTTATGTGGTCAATACGATATTTGTTAAAACTACTTTCATACCAAAATGACATAGTAATGCTATCATGTTGAAGAAATTTGCCGACAAAGTTCATATCTTCTTTTTTCAAATCATGGATACTCTTCATTTGTATGAAACCTGCACCCTTCTTCCTTAATTGCTTAAATTTTGTAAGCCTCTTGGGTTAAATTTGTATAGCGTACATAAAAACAAACTCGCGTTTATCCTTACTTAGCTTTCTCAATTCATCGTTCAAAGTAGGGCGAATTAATTTTCCTTTAGCGTTAACAAATATGTTCCCGTTGAATAACCAGCCCTTGAGTAACTTTGAATACTTAGCATTGTAAAAATAGCCATCACCTGATAATTTTACCACCTTGTCTATAGTCTTCTCTATTTGGAAAACTAAAGGAAATTCAATATACTGGATGGTTTCATTATTGACTTTCAATAAAACAGGGAAATGAGAGTCTGCCTGTTCTATGGAAATAACGTTGTCGATTTTATCATCACAAGATAAAAAGAAACTTAAAACTAAAAGAATAAAAAGGATTTTTATAGTTACCTTATCTCTACAGGCATGTATATATCATCTATCATATAGTTATTACTAAAGTCCCTATGGCTGAAAGTAAAGAAAATACTGTCGTTCTGAAGGAAGGAGGAAATGAGTTTCTTATCCTTTTTCCGTAGTTGTTGAATACTACCAATTTTCACTTCGCCGTTATCAGGACTGGTTCTTATTTGTTTTCTCAAAAGTTTTTGTGCTTCTTTAGATAATTGCTGGTATCGGATAAACACAACATATTCACGCTGCTTGCGATCTATTTGCCACCAATTTTCACCCTCTGGAGAATATCCTACTTTCCCATTTACATTAAATAATATGATTCCATTGAAATCCCATCCTTTATTTCCTGAAGAAAGGCTACTACTGCATTTATAAGCGTGACCTAATAAGGTGACAGTTTTAGGGGATAATCGATGTATTTGGAAAGCTAATGGAAAATCAATATATGTGATAGAATCATGTACTATGCCAACAGTAATGGGATGATGTGAATCTATCTGTCGGATAGAAACATAATCATTTCCATTAGTACAGGAGAAGAAAACTAATAAACAAAGAAAAAGCAGTTGTTTCATAAAGAGATACTATACTTTAATAGATTTTGTCAATAAAGAAACTTACCTATGCATAGCTAATCACTGTAAAAAGAGTCATGCATGAAACATTGCCTAACCTATCGAACGTGTATAGGCAAGTTTATATGGTCAGTACGCGGTTTGTTAAAACTACTTTCATGCCAAAATGACATAGTAATACTATCATGTTGAAGAAATTTGCCGACAAAGTTTATATCTTCTTTTTTCAAATCATGAATACTTTTCATTTATATGATATCTGCATCCTTCTTCTTTAATTGCTTAAATTTCGTAAAATAGGATATAGCCTCTTGGGTTAAATTTGTATATCGTACATAAAAAAACAAACTCGCATTTATCCTTACTTAGCTTTCTCAATTCATCGTTCAAAGTAGGACGAATTAATTTTCCCTTAGCGTTAACAAATATGTTCCCGTTGAATAACCAACCCTTAGGTAACTTTGAATACTTGGCATTGTAGAAATATCCATCGCCAGACAATTTTATTTCCTTGTCTATGGTCTTCTTTATTTTAAAAACCGGAAAATCAATATACTGAATGGTATCATCATCAACTTTCATTAAAACAGGGAAATGAGAGTCTGCCTGTTCAATGGAAATAACATTGTCGATTTTATCATCACAAGATAAAAAGAAACTTAAAACTAAAAGAATAAAAAGATTTTTCATAGCTACCTTACCTCTACAGGCATATATATAGTGTTTACTATATATTTTTTCATGAAATTTATATGACTGAATGTAAAAGAAATGCTGTCTTTCTTGAGAAAACCAAAAACTATTTGTTTGTTTTTTTTCCGTAGTTGTTGAATATTACCAATTTTTACTTCACCGCTATCTGGAAAAGATTTTATTTGTGTTTTCAAAAGTGTTTTTGCTTCTTGAGTTAATTGCTGGTATCGGATAAATACTATATATTCGCGCTGTTTACAACTAAGTTTTCTCCAATCTTCTCCTTCTGGAGAATATCCGACTTTCCCATTTACGTTATATAGGATTATTCCATTGAGATACCATTCTTTATCCCCCAGTGTGTAACTGCTTCCAGACTTATAGGTATGCCCCAATAAAGTCACTGGATTATTAGTTTCTCTATTCATCAAAAAACTTATTGGAAAATCAACGTACGAAATTGTGTCGTGTGTTATACCAATAGTAATCGGATACTTTGAATCTATCTGTTGGATAGAAACGTAATTATTTCCACTTGTACATGATAAGAGAACTAACAAACAAATGAAAAGCAACTGTTTCATAAAGATTTTATTTTTTATTAAAGAAAATAGTTTCTATTATATATATATTCATATTATCTCGTTTAGAATCACTTTGCAATCTTAATAACAAAGAGCATTCTGCATCCATTTTATACTGAAGATTTCTATGGTATATGATATGTCCTGTAGTAATATCTGAAAGTTGATTAAGTGATATTGGGTATACTTGGTAAGAAAGCCCTATACTATTTGCGTAATCTATAAATGATTTCAATGCCACTAAGCCTCTAACTGCTGTCAATCCTTTCTTTTTTGCTTCGTTTAACTGCCTTTGGATGTTGCGATATATGGCTTGATCTACTTCTGCCTGCAATCTATCGACATCTTGCATCATCAACTCTACTATACCTCCAATCATCGGAATGGGAATCGGTTTTGAATGATCGTTGGCTGCTGCCCACGTAAATAAATCAACAAAGTCTGAGAATTGACCATATAAGTTCCATATCTTACAGACATTCTTCAACACACCCAACACTTTTCCTTCTACACCAATTCGCTCAACTCCTTTAATCTGGTCTATTCCTTTTGTTACAGACAAAGTTCTTCCGGAAGTCACCTCAACGGCTTCTCCACTATTTGTATATATGATATGACGATATACTTTCCTTTTCGTACCTCTTGTCGTGATGGGCGTATAGAGTTTTCCATTATTACCTCTTAAATAGCCTTCTTTTAGTTTTGTCAGTGCGTAAGCACGAACTTTATTCTCGCTGTAATTTGTAATCACACCCTTGATTGTTTCTTTTATATCTCCTTTAATCTCTCCTTTAAACAGGCTAACTGCCTTGTCTTCATCATAGCCATAAACGGGAATAACAGAAATATTATTGCCTTCAGTATCATACATTTCAGGGAGTTGGGCTCTTATGCCACTCCATTTACTTCTCAGGGAAGGTTCAACATATAAATCTCGTTTGGAAACAAATATTTTGAGAAGCCGGTCTTTCAACTTTCTGTCACAGAACAGCATATCGCATCCTAACTCTGTAACAATCTGGATATACAAGGAGCGATAATGACAAGGATTATCGTCTAAAATACTTTGTGTCCATTCTATGGGGAGAGGCAGTTTGGTTACGCCGTGGTTATCTATTATTCTGATTTTTCCTTTTCCAGAGTCAGTTTTCTTCATTTTAGGATAATCCATCTCATCATCAAAGAAAAGGTCTTTATCCCATAACTGTAGAGCCAGAAGTTTATTGCTGACTCCCTTTGTCTTGATATGAAAGTATACAGTTTCTTCCAACCAGGCTGTTGTTATGCGTTTGCCATTGATTTTTGGAGAGTATGACCACCAGTAGTCTACAATTTCGGGAGTTATATTAGATGCAACCGTAGCGGTCTGTCCGCTATGTACGATTTTGATTTTATGATTACTTACTGTGCATGGGATAGTAGATTTTACTAATAAGGCATCTCTCACTCCGATAACGGTTTGTGAGGCATTCTCCCATTTTGTAAGATTTATAACACTATTACAAGGAGGTTTGTGACTTCCCCAACGTGGGTGATTACAGACGCCTTTGAACTGAAGATTCTTAGCATTATTTTTGTCTCCGACGGTAGCCCATGGTTTATCCTGCAACTTAATGGATGTTGATGTAGCCTTAAGTGTGCCAACAAGTGCAGAATTGAAAGGACAAGTTACCTTTGCACCGTCACATACAAACTTGACTTTCTCATTTGCATCATGCCATACGCGCTGTCGTTTCATACTTTTTCTCTGCGCGAGGCTATGCTCCCTTGTCTGTTTCTTTTCTTTATTACTTTCAATGAGCTGTTGCGTATCCCAACAAGCGTTATCGGCAGCGGCCACTTCTATAGGGGTCGATGCAGCATTTCTTGCTTCATCCATTGCCTTATATAAATCCTTGCTGGATTTGCTCAGAGCTTCCTTGAGCGTATAGTCTTTACTCATAATAAATTTTATTTGACAGATCTTAAGTTGAAATTCCACTTTTCCTGAATACTCTCATTGTTGATAAGAATAATCCTTGCTGTGGCATTGTTTACTTTACTGGTGACAGCATCTAAACAGAACTGTGTCTGGAATTCCTGCAGACTTGTATTTTCATTGTCTATGATTGTACCCTCCAATTGGTATATGATGTTCCCACTTTGAGGGTCTTGTTTTTGAAGAAGAAGCCTTTCTTTAAATATGTAAGGCGCATCTTCTGAAAGCTTTATAAGTCTT
The nucleotide sequence above comes from Segatella oris. Encoded proteins:
- the glmM gene encoding phosphoglucosamine mutase, with amino-acid sequence MTLIKSISGIRGTIGGQAGDTLNPLDIVKFTAAYATFIRHSKQSESNTIVVGRDARISGEMVKNIVCGTLMGMGYDVLNIGLATTPTTELAVRMSKAAGGIIITASHNPRHWNALKLLNQEGEFLTKDNGNEVLEIAEKENFEFADVDHLGKYTEDSTFNQRHIESVLALKLVDREAIRNAHFKVAVDAINSVGGIILPELLKALGVEYTMINGEANGDFAHNPEPLAQNLGGIMSEIGKGGYDLGIVVDPDVDRLAFICEDGKMFGEEYTLVSVADYVLSHTPGNTVSNLSSTRALRDVTEKHGGVYTASAVGEVNVTTKMKEVNAVIGGEGNGGVIYPESHYGRDALVGIALFLSSLAQKGCKVSELRATFPEYFIAKNRIDLTASTDVDAILEKVKEQYGKQADVKVTDIDGVKLDFPDKWVHLRKSNTEPIIRVYSEASTMEEADALGKKLMQVVYDMQ
- a CDS encoding DUF4280 domain-containing protein, producing the protein MSKDYTLKEALSKSSKDLYKAMDEARNAASTPIEVAAADNACWDTQQLIESNKEKKQTREHSLAQRKSMKRQRVWHDANEKVKFVCDGAKVTCPFNSALVGTLKATSTSIKLQDKPWATVGDKNNAKNLQFKGVCNHPRWGSHKPPCNSVINLTKWENASQTVIGVRDALLVKSTIPCTVSNHKIKIVHSGQTATVASNITPEIVDYWWSYSPKINGKRITTAWLEETVYFHIKTKGVSNKLLALQLWDKDLFFDDEMDYPKMKKTDSGKGKIRIIDNHGVTKLPLPIEWTQSILDDNPCHYRSLYIQIVTELGCDMLFCDRKLKDRLLKIFVSKRDLYVEPSLRSKWSGIRAQLPEMYDTEGNNISVIPVYGYDEDKAVSLFKGEIKGDIKETIKGVITNYSENKVRAYALTKLKEGYLRGNNGKLYTPITTRGTKRKVYRHIIYTNSGEAVEVTSGRTLSVTKGIDQIKGVERIGVEGKVLGVLKNVCKIWNLYGQFSDFVDLFTWAAANDHSKPIPIPMIGGIVELMMQDVDRLQAEVDQAIYRNIQRQLNEAKKKGLTAVRGLVALKSFIDYANSIGLSYQVYPISLNQLSDITTGHIIYHRNLQYKMDAECSLLLRLQSDSKRDNMNIYIIETIFFNKK
- a CDS encoding O-glcnacase NagJ; this encodes MNRETNNPVTLLGHTYKSGSSYTLGDKEWYLNGIILYNVNGKVGYSPEGEDWRKLSCKQREYIVFIRYQQLTQEAKTLLKTQIKSFPDSGEVKIGNIQQLRKKNKQIVFGFLKKDSISFTFSHINFMKKYIVNTIYMPVEVR
- a CDS encoding DUF4827 domain-containing protein is translated as MKKITYLLLILVGLVAFASCRDSETYADKKKRERAAINRYLIDKKVNVISEEKFLSQDTTTDLAKNQFVLFSSSGVYMQIVRRGTGKVLGRNEAATVLLKYTETNLITDSIISSNNVMAYSSIPDVMNVRMISGSPYAQFESGILKTVYKTAKVPAGLLAPLSYIKLGKLSKEGVAKVRLIVPSAQGTAIASGAVYPCLYELTYQRGR
- a CDS encoding type VI secretion system contractile sheath small subunit: MAIYDYGVGGNEVKVDANESIADIPSNRTLLVQKLTDDAPVSPEAVYGLQTVEDVFEHFAPSVELEMQNESGEDITETMTFKNLGDFDAKSMMEHSEFLSKLNVEKEQNTKIARQLSSNKALLKALENPEKKQAIIDLLEASLEEIKSMDDK
- a CDS encoding DHH family phosphoesterase; the encoded protein is MQLDIITEHEVETLKATIRDAENIIVVGHKSPDGDALGACLAWTEYLRQWGKSAQIIVPDAFPDFLKWLPGSEQVMRYDKHPEEVKALCQQADLLFCLDFNEMTRLEELQEIVEASPAKRVLIDHHLNPAIEGVVTVSHPEASSTCELVFRVICQLGDFDHLNQKIAAPIYCGMMTDTGGFTYNSTRSEIYTIIGMLLTTGIDKDKIYRNVFNNYSQWAIRFRGYLMSECLTVSDEYHAAYFTVSRHDMKRFHFVKGDLEGLVNEPLRIKGLKFSVSLREDDRHDNLVLVSLRSVDDFPCNEVAAEFFNGGGHLNASGGKLHCSLKEAEAVTQRAILKFSNRLKA
- a CDS encoding DUF5458 family protein, encoding MENEIKAKEQQQAVVTGKSAVRKEVPSATSALDKLKEYGGFAFLENIIDGFSNLNPTRKARRNIFLTDEQWAGERKVLANRLNVWLELLKSGESAEKMRDKAKSKAQSVEELLNKNLHTALNRVHGLETAYRSVALFYKNTESSKVKNVTIVNADMAQLKDLDNTLFIDYIGNELSQNFDRLDLRRNYSILIIPGYLGSNAVLDKWAKMAHDNKVMLVTDFQDLETPDDVVDIFFNADHTGGDVYKSNVIMTCNYLLGRPKVAEVGEEENLYVPGSGALAGKIYSTLMSQVVAGKKFGSLNEVESVRFDLKKSEISELERMGLVPMVNEYSKVMAFSAKTLFNGDNLGLQTYSVVRVFDYISKVLFDFLNRRAFENWTTRTEADLRSQIVKFLDSIKGPSRLIEKFKVIRIEQDPNQKDRVLLDIHLTPYFPAKSFVIQLEGRKGEEPEEANWESQYNQE